ATCAGGCAAGGTCTCAAGGGCGCTTATGTGGCAATCAGAGATTTGCTTCTACACAATCAGTGTCCATCAATGCTAGCCTAAATCGTGCTGCACAGGCACACAGTTCAGATATGGCTGCAAGGCAACAAATGAGTCATACAGGCTCTAATGGCAGTTCTGCTGGACAGCGTGCAAAGCAAGCGGGCTACGGTTCAACTTTTGTTGCCGAGAATGTTGGTTTGGGTTACACTTCTGCAAGTGCTGTCGTAAATGGGTGGTTGAAAAGTCCAGGTCATTGTAGGAATATCATGAACCCAGCTTATAACGAAGCTGGTGTGGGTGCTGTTCGAGGTCGTGATGGTCGTCTCTACTGGACAATGAAATTAGGCAGAAATCGATAAATTCTAGAGAAAGTTGGGAAGAAGCAAAATAATTGATGCTTTTGAGCAATTGCGATCGCAACCTCATATTATGTACGGCTAATTAGCCATACTATCCTTAACCCAGAACCTTGTAGAGACGTTATATATAACGTCTCTACATTCTTTCTTATTGATTCTTATAATTGGGCGATCCCTTGTTTGAATTGAAATCAGCAAATTTGCTTCTAGCTTAGATTACAAAGCCAACGTTTTATCATAATGCTATTCCAACTGTCGGGCAACCAATCGAGCAAATAAACTGTTTTGATTAACAAGTTTTTCAAAGGAACCAACTTCTACCAAACGACCTGCTTCAATAACATAAATTCTGTCAGCATTACGAATTGTACTTAGTCGGTGAGCAATAACTATTCTAGTAGCTTTTAACTTATCTAAACTTTCAGATACGATCGCTTGTGTGCGATTATCTAAAGCACTAGTTGCTTCATCCATTAACACGATTTTTGGTTTTAAAACCATTGCACGAGCAATTAATAAACGCTGTCTTTGTCCTCCCGAAAGATTTGTACCCCCCTCGCTAACAACCGTGTGCATTCCCATTGGCATTTGTTCAATATCAGCAGCTAAACCTGCCATTTGTGCGGCTTCCCAAGCTTCTTCTAATGTTACCAAAGCACCGCAAGTAATGTTATCGAACATTGAACCAGAGTTAATTTTACCGTTTTGTAAAACTACTCCTAACTGCCGTCGTACAGCTTGAATATCTAGCCCTGCCAAATCTTGATCGTCGTAATAAATAGTGCCGCTTGCAGGTGTTTCAAAACCTAATAATAGGCGAAATACTGTTGATTTTCCGCTTCCCGATGGGCCGACAATTGCAATAAATTCCCCTGGTTCTGCATGAATGCTAACATCATTAAGGATTAGAGAACCATCTTCTCGATAACGGAAAATTACGCGATCGATAATTATTTTACCCGTTAGTCGACCCGGATCGGCTTTAGTTGAATCAGATTCAGGTGTACCTTGTAC
The genomic region above belongs to Phormidium ambiguum IAM M-71 and contains:
- a CDS encoding CAP domain-containing protein gives rise to the protein MGKFKVKAGLLATVVLLNVSLVQQAQASVSQEVIQLVNQARSQGRLCGNQRFASTQSVSINASLNRAAQAHSSDMAARQQMSHTGSNGSSAGQRAKQAGYGSTFVAENVGLGYTSASAVVNGWLKSPGHCRNIMNPAYNEAGVGAVRGRDGRLYWTMKLGRNR